The genome window TTCAGTGGATTCAGCGCGGCCCCGGGGCGGGAACCGGCTCCTAGGCTGCCGCGAGCCGAGCAGAAACGAACCGTCCGGAAGCCGGCGGCCCCAAAGGTGGCCCGGCGCAAGCGTCGGGTCAACGTTTCGCTGGATCCCGGCATCAGCAGATGGGCGGTCGCAGCGGCCGAACACCGGGGACTAACCCTGTCGGACCTGCTCCGGGTCGCCTATCGCGAGCATTCCCAGCGTGTCGACGCCTCCTGGTTCGCCGGGGATCCGGTGCCCTTCGCCCACCGGTCGCCGACGAGCAACGGTCGGATGATTCACATGTTCTACCTCACCGACGCGGAAGTTCGCATCCTCGATGAGTTGGCGGCTGCGCACGGGTCCTCCCGTTCGGCGGTCGCAGCGGCCCTCTTGAAGCTACTAAAGAGTAACTAGTCTGTCTGAGCAGTAGAGAAATGGCTGATTCTTCCTTAGCTTTCTGGATGTTTCTGCCGACAAGTACTGGGTGAACCGGTCGGCAACTTCCCTAACTCGTCGCACTCGTCGCAGCCGCGGTGACACGTCTGTGAGGTCCCGCCGGGACCGCCCGCTTCTCATCACGATCGGCACCGGTCTCATCCTTTTGCTGGTGGCCGGCATCGTCTTCAGTGCCGCCTGGGGTAGTCAGCGGATCACCAGGGCGGCCGCCGCCTTGCACAGTGCCGACGAGACCCTTCGATCGGCCACGGTGGTACGTGCGCAACTTGCTCTCGCCGTGCACATGGCCGCGGTCGATCGGGAGTTCGGCACGAACTCGCTCGAAGCGCGGGCGGTGTCGTTGTCGGAAGCCGAGCAGGCACTGGGGGACATGGCCGCCGGTCTGGCCGGTTTGGAGAGGGAAGGTGAGAGTTTCGATCTCCCTGGGATTTTGGGGCCGGTGGTCACAGGATTTGAGGAGGCGAGCCTTCTGATCATCGAAGCGCTGGCAGACCGGGATTCCGTTTCGGCCCAACTGCTGGCCGAGTCATCGCTGGATCGTTCGTTCGAGGAACTGATGGTGGTGCTGGTCGGCGTGCGCGATGGACTGGGCGTGAGCGTTGCAGCCTCCGACGACTTCCTGGTCACGGTTGGGAACTTCTCCAGGTTCCTGGTTGCCTTCCTCATTCCGGGCGCAATCATCCTGGTCTACCAACGGTTGTCGAGCCGCGCCCGCCGCCAGGCCGAACTCGAAGCCCGCCTCGATGCCGAACGGAGGCTCTCTCAGGCGCGTGAGGAGTTCATCGCCAACGCGTCTCACGAACTTCGCACGCCCCTCACCGGTATTCATGGACTCGCCATGCTGTTGGACGACGACCCGGTCGTGCAGTCCTCCGAGGTGGCCGCCGAGTTCGTTGGAATGATCGTGTCGGAGTCGGCCGATCTGGGTCGGATGGTGGAAGATCTTCTCACGACGGCTCGTCTCGATGCTGGTGCCCTCACCTACGCCTTCTCGGATGTCGATGTACCGGACGAGGTGAGCGAGGTCCTCCAGCCGATGCGGCGAGCGAACTTCGAGGCGACCACTCATTGCGCGCCGGGGGTCATCCGGGCCGATCACCTTCGTTTCCGCCAGATCCTCCGCAACCTGCTCTCCAATGCGCGCAAGTACGGCGGGAACAAAGTCTGGATCGAGGGTCGGGTCATCGGCCGGAGCTACGAATTGGTCGTGGCCGACAACGGTGCCGGTTTGACCAGGGAACTCGAGGAACGAGTCTTCCAGCGGTTCATTCATCAGGACGAGCGGACCGCCGTCAAGGACAGTGTCGGACTCGGGCTCTCGATTGTGCGCCAGCTCGCCGAGGGCATGTCTGGCTCCGTCTCCTATGAGCGCACCGACGGGGTCACTCGCTTTGTTGTGACGATGCCACTAGCCGAGTCGGTAGCGGCGGCAGGACCGTTTGACGATCTCATCTCAGAGACCATTCCAACATGAACCCAATCACTCCTCATGCCACACGAGGCGATCGCCGGGCGGCAGTCGTCCGGTCATTGGTGGAACGATCCCGGCGGCTCGGTCTGGGGCTGATGGCATTCCTCCTCGTGGTCGTCGGGCTTCCCCTCATCGATGCCAACGCCGACACTCCCGGACTCGAAATCTCACTGACCGCAGACCCCCAGGGAGCCGTCAAAACGGGTGACCTCATCACCTATCAGTACTCCATCTACAACGGCACCGGCCAGACACTCGTCGACCTCGACCTGGCGACCGACCTTCCCGACGTACTCACTCCCACAGCCACCCAGAGCCCGGTCATTGCCAGGGCGCTCACTCTCATCGCGTCAGACAACTTCGAGTCCGGCACGTTTGATGGCACTGCCGGCTCCCACGACTGGACCTCACCTTGGACCGAATCCCCGGAAGCGGACGGTCCCACCCAAGGCTCTATCAAAGCCACGACCACCGCGGCCGGTGATCCGGTCGCCGAACTGCGCGGAAACGGTTCACAACTCTCCCGCACAGTCGACCTCACCGGATTCCCGGTCGCCTACCTGACCTACCGGATCAAACAACTCGACCTCCCTGAGAAGGCCACCATCACAGTCGCAGTAACGAACCCTGAAACCGGAGTGCAGGTAG of Acidimicrobiia bacterium contains these proteins:
- a CDS encoding HAMP domain-containing sensor histidine kinase, with translation MRSRRDRPLLITIGTGLILLLVAGIVFSAAWGSQRITRAAAALHSADETLRSATVVRAQLALAVHMAAVDREFGTNSLEARAVSLSEAEQALGDMAAGLAGLEREGESFDLPGILGPVVTGFEEASLLIIEALADRDSVSAQLLAESSLDRSFEELMVVLVGVRDGLGVSVAASDDFLVTVGNFSRFLVAFLIPGAIILVYQRLSSRARRQAELEARLDAERRLSQAREEFIANASHELRTPLTGIHGLAMLLDDDPVVQSSEVAAEFVGMIVSESADLGRMVEDLLTTARLDAGALTYAFSDVDVPDEVSEVLQPMRRANFEATTHCAPGVIRADHLRFRQILRNLLSNARKYGGNKVWIEGRVIGRSYELVVADNGAGLTRELEERVFQRFIHQDERTAVKDSVGLGLSIVRQLAEGMSGSVSYERTDGVTRFVVTMPLAESVAAAGPFDDLISETIPT